Genomic DNA from Edaphobacter lichenicola:
CCATCTGAATCAGCGCATGCTCCCCACCCGTATTCCTCCCCGCATCCGCATAGATCGGCACAATAATGATCGAGTACACCATCGCCCCCGCCCTCTGCGCCTCCTCCAGCGCCTGCGTATACCGCGCCCCCTTCACCGTATCGCCGCCATCGGTGATCAGCACAATCACACGCCTCCGCCCATTCGCAGCCGAAGTCCCCGCCAGCCGGTCCGACGCCAGGTAGATCGCGTCATACAACGCCGTAGCATCTCCATGCTGAATCGCGTTCAAACCACTCTCAATCCGCTTCGGCTGATTCGTAAACGGCACAAGCTCCCGCACCACATCCGAGAACTCCATCAAATCCAGCTCATCCTGCTCCCGCAGCAGCGCCCGCACAAAGTGCTTCGCCGCCTCCTTCTCCAGCCGCTCATTGCTCAACACGCTCTCGCTCGCATCCACCGCCAGCACAATCGACAGCGGCGTCGTAGCCTCCTTCTCAAACACCGCGATCTTCTGCACCTTCCCATCCTCAAGAATCTGGAAGTCATCCCGCCCCAACCCACCCACCGGCGAACCCTTCGCATCCACCACGTTCAAAGCCACGTTCACCAGCCGCGTCTCCACCCGAATAGTAGGAAACCCGCCCTCAGGCGCACCGTTCGCCTTACCACCCGTCTGAGTCTGTGTCGCCACCACCGGAGGACTCTGCACATCCTCCGGATCCTTAGGCGCCTGCGCCCCCACCGCCGGAGGAGGCTGCCGCACCACCGGAGCCTGCGCCAGCAGATCCCCCCGCACCAGCACCAGCCCAACCACAGCCCCAACCAGCACTCTCACCGACCGCCTCCACCCTCGACCTTAGCCACAGAACCGGGTGCCCCATACATCGCCTCTGATGTATCGGCATCATCCGAAGAAGCATGACCGCCGGATCCCGCCGTCTCGCTGACTCGCTGACTCGCTAACCCACCGGGTGCCCCATATCTCGATTTTGAGATGTGGGCATCGTCCGAAGCACGACCGCTCTCCTCCCCAAGCCCATCCGCTCCTGCCAAAGCAACACCCTCGGAAGCGCCCTCCGACTCGCTAACTCGCTGACTCGCTGTCTCGCCAACCCGCTGCTCCTCAGGAAACGGCTCCCCATCCGCCCACACCGCCCCATCCACAAACTGTTCCTTCTTCCAGATCGGCACCGTCTTCTTCAACGTATCGATCAGCCACCGGCAAGCCTCAAACGCCGCACCTCGATGCGCCGAAGCCACCACAATCAGCACGCTAGTCTCCCCTACATAAAGCCGCCCCAGCCGATGCACCAGCGCCACATCCCTTACGCCGAACCGCTCCACCGCCTCACCCGCCAACCCCTGCATCTTCTCCAGCGCCATCTCCCGATACGCCTCATAGTCGAGATACAGCGTCTTCCGTCCCCGCGTATTATCCCGCACGATCCCATCGAAGACGCACACCGCGCCGTCCGCGCCGTCCTTAATCTCCGCCGCAATCTCCGCCGACGGAATCACCTCATCTGTAATCTCAACCCGCATCCTGGCCCTCAAACCTGCTCTCAACTCCCCCACTCACCGGCGGCAACAAGGCTACCTCATCGCCATCCTTCAACACATCCACACCCCGCGCATACTCCTGATTCACTGCGACAGCCATCGAATCCCAAACCCCCGCAACGCCCACAGCACGCCCCCGGCAGGCCGCCATCAAATCCGCCACCGAGGCCTCATCCGCGAGCTCCACGTCCTCACCACTCCTGCCAAAGACATCCTTCAGCACTCCAAAATAAAGAACCCGTACCCGCATATCCCATCAGAATACGCGAGCACGACTCTTTGACGTCCAGCCAACCTCAACATCACTCCCCAAGGGAGTAACGCACCCCGCCGCGAAGGTATCCGTAGTCCGTAGTAATGGATCTCGTCCAACCCGTCCCCCTAACCGCTGCGATAGCCTCACTTGCCCATCATCCTTTCAAGCAAAGCGAGCCGACCAACATCCACGCACCTTTTGGCATCAAATCCACATCGGCCGCCGCACTATCCCATGACCATTCCAGCTATCTCAAACCTCATCATTCAACTGATACTAGCCATCTCTGTCGCTTTTCTTTTTTCAGCCCTCCTCCCCATCCGCTGGATCTGCGCCATGCTGCCTCGTGGACTCGCACGTTCCACCTGGCGCTCCATGAGCGTGCTCATCATCTTCTCTGCCGCCGGGGTCGCGGTCTTCCTCCGCATCAACACCACAGAGGCCCCAAACCCCCACGACGACTGGCTCGTCAGCCTCGTCTTCCTTGCCGCATCCATCTTCGTCCTCACCGTTTGCACCCTGGCGCTCCATACCGCCAAAGACCTCTCGAAGATCGCAGATCTCGAGCATGCCGCCATCATCGATCCCGTCACCGAACTCTTCAACCGCCGTCACATCATGGCGCTTCTCGACGCACAGTGCCAACACTCCAGCCAGCACAACTCCCCCTTCTCCATCCTCCTGATCGACGTCGACAACTTCAAAACCATCAACGACACCTTCGGCCACCGCACCGGAGACACCGTGCTCAAAGAGCTTGGCCGCGTCATCGCCCACATCATCCCCGACTCCAGAAGCATCGGCCGATACGGAGGAGAGGAGTTCCTCGTCATCCTCCCGCAATCCGCCTCCAGCGAGGCCTGGCGCATCGCCGAAGAGCTTCGAGCAGCAGTCCAGTCCACTAAGATCGCCAGCCAGAGAGCGCCCATCAACTCCCCCACCATCAGCATCGGCATCGCCACCGCCTACGGCTGGAAGGAGACCTCCGAAGACCTGATAGAGATCGCAGACCAAGCCCTCTACTCCGCCAAAGCCGCCGGGCGCAACTGCGTCTGCCACGCCTTCGAATCTTCAGGAAGACCACTTGAGTCGAAGTTCACCGTAGTCTCAGCAGCCCAATAACCACCATCTCCTCACCGGCTCACAGCTTCACCGGCTCATAGTGCAGCAGCACACACCCATTCCCAAACACGCGATGCTTCATCAGCCTCAGCTTCACAGGCTTCTCCAGCCCTTCGAACATCGTCTTCCCCCCGCCCAGAGCCATCGGGATCACCGCAATCTGATACTCGTCAATCAGCCCGGCTCCCGCCAGCTGCGCAACGATCGTCCCACTCCCGAAGATCACCATACCCTCCCCGCCCTCTGCCTTCATCTTCCGTACCGCCTCCACCGGATCGCCCTTCACCAGCGTCGTATTCTTCCACCCCGCCCCCTCCATCGACCGCGAAAACACCACCTTCTTTGCGCTGTTCATCCTCTCCGCAACCTCAGGCATCATCGCAGTCGCCGCCGGTGTCGGCCAGAAGCCGGCCATCAGGTCATAGGTCTTCCTGCCAAACAGCATCAGGCCGTCGCCCTTCGCGTTCCCCTGCGTAAACTCGTTCCACTCCTTATCCTGCTGGCGCGCCCAGCTCATATCACCGTTCGCGTCCGCGATATATCCATCCAGCGAAATCATATTGAACACCATCACACTGCGCATCGCTCTCTCCTCCGATCATCCTGAATCTGAACCCTGAATCTGAATCCAACGCTGGAACGGGACCACGCAACCCGTTATGCTTCGCCCCCGAGATGGTACCTTTAGCTGCCGTCGTCTGTCGTCCTTCCCCGCCAAGGCTCAGACCCCATCTCAATCCCCACGAGCCGGGTGCCCCATATCTCGATTTTGAGATGTGGGCATCGTCCGAAGGACGACCGATCTCCTCCCCAATCCACCCCTCCGCCCAAAAGCAACGCCTTCAGAAGAGTTCCCCTGTCTCGCCAACTCGCTGACTCGCTGACTCGCTAACCCGTCCGGTCCCCATCTCAAACAAGCCCTCAATCGAACAACCGCGCCTCCTGGCTCCCCGGATACCACACCCGCCCACCCTCCACCCGCGCAAACTCCGTCATCTCATGCACCCTCCGCGAGCTCCCACCCCCAGCCGTCACAAAGATATCCTCCACTTCCCCACCGCGAGCCAGCACAGCATCCCCAATCAGCGACCGGTGACACCGCCACGGCACCGCCTCCGCGCACATCACCACTGCAGTCTCCAGATCCGGCAGCCCCATCAGCCAATCCATCTCCGCCCCAAACTCCGGCGTCTGCATATAGTCCGCATACCCGCGAAAGCTCTCGTTCCGCCACCCCGTATTCACGCTGTCCTTCCTTGCCGCCCTCCGCCCTCCCAGCCCCACCCGCCAAACCCCACGAATCCCGACCCCCTCAAGCGAAGCAAACAACCTCTCCTGCCCAAACTGCGGATACCTCTTCGACCCCGGATACCGCCGCACATCCACCAGCGTCGAGCAGCCGTTCTCCCCGAGCGCCCGCAGAAACGCCCCCAGCTCCAGCGTCGAATGCCCAACCGTCATCATCCCAGCCTCCCCACTCCCAGCCACCGCAAAAAATAAACTTCAAAAACATGTCACATTTTTAGACGCCAAAAACATGACGGCTAAATCACCACACCAGCCACGCAAATCACCACATCCACACCACAAAAACACCACACCAAAACACCCACTTTTCGAAAAAACCCCTGCAAAAACGCCCCTCCACCACAAAACAAAAAAACTCTCCAAAAAAAGAAAAAAGGCGGCCCGGCAGATCGCCGAACCGCCCATTTTTTTCTCACTCCAAACTACACCGAAGCGTGAAGGACCTCTTCGCGAACCACCTCGTCCTCGGCCTTCTCCGCTCGAGTCTTCGGCAGCGCAACCGCCAGGACATCCTCGATCCGCGTAGCGTAGTGCAACGTAACGCCCTCAATCTGATCCGGCGTCAAGTCCTCATCCACCTGCTGTTTGCAATCCGCCGGCAGAATCACATCCCGCACGCCGGCCCGCTTCGCCGCAAGGAACTTCTCCTTGATTCCGCCAACCGGCAGCACATTGCCGCTCAACGTAATCTCGCCCGTCATCGCCGTCAGCGGATGCACCGGAGTATCCGTCAACAGGCTGACAAGAGCCGTAGCCATCGTCACGCCAGCCGAAGGACCATCCTTCGGAATCGCCCCTGCAGGCACGTGAATGTGCAGGTCCACATCCTTGGTAAAGTCCTCATCGAGCCCTAACGACGCGGCATTCGAGCGCACCCAGGTCAAAGCAGCCTGCATGCTCTCCTTCATCACATCGCCAATCTGACCCGTGATCGTGAACCCGCCCTTGCCCTTCATCCGGTTCGCTTCGATGAACAAAACATCGCCGCCCGCCGGTGTCCACGCCAGTCCGACCGCAACCCCAGCGCGCTTGGTCCGCTCCGCAATCTCGGTATCCACGCGCACCTTGATGCCGCCAAGAAACTCGTGCACGATCTCAGGAGTGATCACAACCTTCTCCGTCTGACCCTCTGCAATCTTGCGGGCGACCTTGCGGCATACGGTCCCAATCTGCTGCTCAAGCTTACGAACACCAGCCTCCCGCGTGTAGTGTCGCGCAATCAGATGCACGCTGTCCTTCGGAAACTCGATCTGCTCATCCGTAATTCCGTTCTCTTTGATCTGCCGCGGAATAAGGTATTTGATGGCGATATTCACCTTCTCCTCTTCCGTATAACCGGTCAGTTCAATGATCTCCATACGATCAAGCAATGGACCGGGAATCGTATCCAGCTGGTTCGCCGTGCAGATAAACAACACCTTGCTCAAATCAAACGGCTGATCGAGATAGTTGTCGCGGAACGTATTGTTCTGCTCCGGATCGAGCGTCTCGAGCAACGCACTCGCAGGATCTCCCCTGAAGTCGCGCCCCAGCTTATCGATCTCATCCAGCATGAACACCGGGTCCTTCACCTCAACCCGCTTCAGGTGTTGAATAATCTGCCCCGGCAGCGCGCCGATGTACGTCCTTCGATGTCCGCGAATCTCGGCTTCATCATGCATACCGCCCAGCGAGATACGTGAGAACTTGCGATCCAGCGCCTTCGCAATCGACCGGCCCAGCGAGGTCTTACCCACGCCCGGAGGCCCAACGAAGCACAGAATCGGCCCCTTCATATCCGGCTTCAAACGCCGCACCGAAAGATAGTCCAGAATGCGATCCTTCACCTTCTTCAAGCCGTAGTGATCCTCATCGAGGATCGCCTTCGCCTTCAGAATGTCCACCTCGCCCGAAGAGGTCTTCGACCACGGCAGCACCGCCAGCCACTCCACATAGTTCCGCGTCAGAGAGTAGTCCGCAGCAGCAGGATTCATCCGGCTCAACCGGCCCAGCTCCTTCAGCGCATCCTTCTTCACATCCTCCGGCATCCCGGCGGTCTCAATCTTCTCCTTCAGCTCAGCGATGTCCTTCTGCGTATCATCCACATCGCCCAGCTCCTTCTGAATCGCCTTCAACTGCTCGCGCAGATAGTAATCCCGCTGCGACGACTGCACCGAATCCTGCACCTCGGTCTGGATCTTGTTGCGCAGCTGCTGCACCTCGAGCTCCTTCGCCAGGTGCTTGTTGATGCGCTCCAAACGAGCCGATACACCCGGCGTCTCCAGCAGCTCCTGCTTGTCCGTCGTAGTCAAAAACGGCAGCGACGAAGCAATAAAGTCCGCCAGTCTTCCAGGCTCGTCGATATTGATCGCAATGGTCTGCAGGTCGTCGCTCAGTGTCGGCGACGACGTCACAATCTGCTGAAACTGACTGACCACATTCCGCTGCAACGCTTCGGCCTCAGGTGTCCGCTCCGGCTCCACGTCGGTAATAACCTCATACTCCGCGGTCATAAACGGCGTCAGCTGCGCAAACTCGCCAAGGTGAACCCTCTCATTGCCTTCGGTAAACACGAACAGGCTCTGGTTCGGCATCTTGACGACCTTATGCACCGTCGCTCTGGTACCGGTCGCAAACAGATCCGCAGCCTGCGGAGCATCCTGCCGCGCATCACGCTGCGCCACTACCAGGATGGTCTTCTCCTCGCCCAGCGATTGAATCAGCTGAATCGAGCTATCGCGCCCCACCGTCAGCGGAAGCACCGCGTGAGGAAACAGGACGGTATCCCGCACCGGCAACACGGGAACAGGACGTTTTCCTACCACTTCAACACCCGACCCCTCGCTGGTTTTGGTCGCCGTCGGTTGAATCACACTTACAAAGTCGCTTGGCATTGAGTGTACCTCTATCAGATTATCCACTATTCGATGCAGCAAGTCTTCGTCTGGTCGCAAACTATGCCCCTCTTCCGCTGAAAGTATGTTTATCTACTCTGTCATCGGCCATAACTCCATTCCCATCAATGGTCAGCTCTAATCCTCAGTCTTCCCGTTCTAGCCAGGGAATCCACCAAATTAGAAGTCCAACATAAATAATCTGTAACTGAGTCTCCCTGACCGGCTAAACTGGGCCCTCATGAAGCGGCCCATAGGACTTATCTTCTCTGCCGTTGTGCTCAGTTTGGCAGCGCTTTTTCTTCTGCTCATCTCGTCGTTGATGGCTTTCGCAGGTATTTCCGCCGGACATCAGCCAACCGTCCCTGCGACGCCACATTTCGTCACCTACCTGATGATTGCCATCAGCGGCTTCTATATCGCCCTCGCCATTTGGGCGATTCTCACAGTAATCGGAATCCTACGCCTCCGCTCCTGGGCTCGCTACTCCATCCTAATCATCGGCGGCGGACTTGCCTTTATAAGCATTCTTGCCGTATTTGGCTTGCTTCTTAGCCGTACGATGCTGCCCACCCTTCAAACTCAACAACCAGCAGCAGATCCTCGCATCACGTTCATCGTCTTTCTGGTCATGGGCGCAATCAATCTGCTCGTCGCCGCCGTTGGTATCTGGTGGCTGATCTACTTCAATCGCCGCGCCGTTCGCGAACTCTTCCAAAACCCAGTTTTGGCCTCCGAGCACCCTGGCACCGCCGGGAGCGCCGTCAAGAGTGCTCCTCTTGCGATCACCCTCTTAGCCTGTTTCTTTCTCTTTGGCGCGGTCTGTTGCATACCCCTTCTCTTTCTTCCCTTACCGGCCTTCCTCTTGGGCTTCATCCTCCCGATACCCTTAGCGCGTGCCTTCTATCTCGTATGCGTGATCTTCATCTCGGTAATCGGATACGGCCTCATCAAACTCAGGGAACCGGCTCGTATCGCCGCCATCGCATTCCTCATTCTGGGCATCTGCAACGCGGCCCTCACTTTTCTACCCTGGTACCAGGCGCAGTTCCGCCAATACACGGCTAACTTCATCTCCATGATCCCCACAATGCCTGGCCAGCCGACACCAAGTTACTTTTACTCCAGCACGATGATCATCTCTTCGGGCATGGTCGGTTTGATCATCAACCTCTTCTTGATCTGGCTGCTTCAGCGCCACCGCGCCGCCTTCCGTGTACCACCCCCTGAAACGATGCTCGAAGCCTAAGCCGCCCGATACCGCCCCAGCACCTTCACCATCCGGCAGTGATCCCGCAACGCAGTCAAAGCAGTCTCAGCCTTCTCCGCCGAATCGAATCGCACATCGACATAGAAGACATACTCCCATGGGCTCCCCGGAACCGGTCTGGACTCGATCTTAGTCAGATCTACCCCGGCCTCCGCCAGTCTCTGCAACGCGGCCACCAGCGTTCCGGGGCGATGCTCGATGGCAAATGCCAGGCTCATCTTGTTCTCGTCACCCGCCGGCTCCTCGAAAGCTGCACCGTCACGCCGCACCAGGTGAAACCTCGTGTAGTTCTCCACGTGGTCCTCAATGGCCGCCACCACTACCTCTGCGCCATACTCCGTTGCCGCAAGCACAGGTGCGATCCCTGCCACATCCCGCAGACTCTCCCCCATCAGTCGCTTCACGCTCCCCGCCGTGTCGTAGAAGGGAACTACCTCCCACTCCGGATGCGACGCCAGAAATCTCCGGCACTGCGACAACGCCACCGGATGCGACATCACTCTCCTTATCTCCTGCAGCTTTACTCCCGGCATCACAATCACGTTGTGTCGAATCCTTAGCAAGCTCTCGCGCTCAATATGCACCGGAAGATCCAGCAGCAGATCATAGTGTTCGGCAACCGATCCGTGCAGGCTGTTCTCAATCGGCAGCACCGCCGCATCGACCTCACCGGCGATGACCTTCGCCAGCACCTGGGCCGACACGGTACAAGCGATAATCTCTAACTCGCGGCTCCCCAGCATCTCGACGGTCGCCATGTGGCTATTCGAGCCCAACTCTCCTTGAATCGCCACCTTCAATCCAAACACCCCGTATATTCGTTCCTGTTTGATCCATATTTTATTCCCACTGGCAACCCCCTCGTCGAACCGGGCAACTTACCACAAGACGGGCCTGAGTTTTTGAATACCATCACAGCGAACCGGGGACGCAAAACCGGCAATCGTCTAGGAGACCCAAATGCTTTGGACAATCACAATTATTCTCTTCATCCTGTGGGTTGTTGGGCTTGTAAGCAGCTACACCCTCGGCGGATGGATTCACATCCTTCTGGTCCTCGCCATCATCGTGCTCATCTTCAACCTGCTGTCCGGTAGACGAGCCCTCTAACCGTTCCTGGAAGTCACCCAGCAGCCCTCCCGCTTTACACACGCAAGGAGCAAACCATGAACACCGAAAAAGTAACAGGTAAATTCGATCAGGTAGCAGGCAAGATCAAACAAGGCGTTGGCGAAGCTGTCGGCAATCAAAAACTAGCCAACTCCGGCGTTGCCGAGCAGATCAAGGGTGCCGCCAAGGAGACCTGGGGCAAGGCTAAAGATGCCGCGGCTGCCGCGAATGAAGATGTCCACGCTCACGCTGATGTCAAAGGCGAAGACTTGAAAGCCCGCGCTGAAGATGCGGCTCACAATATGCGCGAAAAGATCGCCAACACAGCGCACAATGTCAAAGACAGCGTGAACGAAAAGCTGGACAACTTCAAGAAAGAGCATCGCACCTAACCGGCAGTCAACCCTTTGGAAAGGTCCGCCATCGAGCGGGCCTTTCTATTTGTGCATCAATACATCCGCGGCAACAAACCCAAAGAACACCACCGAGATAACGCCGTTCAGCGTAAAGAAAGCCGCATTCATGCGGCGCAGGTCCTTCGGCGAAATAATGGAGTGCTCATACAGCAGCAGGATCGCAACCAGTCCAACCCCCAGCATCGCAATCCAACCCAGCCCAAACAG
This window encodes:
- a CDS encoding VWA domain-containing protein encodes the protein MRVLVGAVVGLVLVRGDLLAQAPVVRQPPPAVGAQAPKDPEDVQSPPVVATQTQTGGKANGAPEGGFPTIRVETRLVNVALNVVDAKGSPVGGLGRDDFQILEDGKVQKIAVFEKEATTPLSIVLAVDASESVLSNERLEKEAAKHFVRALLREQDELDLMEFSDVVRELVPFTNQPKRIESGLNAIQHGDATALYDAIYLASDRLAGTSAANGRRRVIVLITDGGDTVKGARYTQALEEAQRAGAMVYSIIIVPIYADAGRNTGGEHALIQMAEDTGGKYYYVVDPKDLEPAFAHVSDDLRTQYLLGYYAPRRGTDSSFRQIKVRMTDAELKGKYDLRYRSGYYADAR
- a CDS encoding molybdenum cofactor biosynthesis protein MoaE, coding for MRVEITDEVIPSAEIAAEIKDGADGAVCVFDGIVRDNTRGRKTLYLDYEAYREMALEKMQGLAGEAVERFGVRDVALVHRLGRLYVGETSVLIVVASAHRGAAFEACRWLIDTLKKTVPIWKKEQFVDGAVWADGEPFPEEQRVGETASQRVSESEGASEGVALAGADGLGEESGRASDDAHISKSRYGAPGGLASQRVSETAGSGGHASSDDADTSEAMYGAPGSVAKVEGGGGR
- a CDS encoding MoaD/ThiS family protein, with the protein product MRVRVLYFGVLKDVFGRSGEDVELADEASVADLMAACRGRAVGVAGVWDSMAVAVNQEYARGVDVLKDGDEVALLPPVSGGVESRFEGQDAG
- a CDS encoding GGDEF domain-containing protein, with amino-acid sequence MTIPAISNLIIQLILAISVAFLFSALLPIRWICAMLPRGLARSTWRSMSVLIIFSAAGVAVFLRINTTEAPNPHDDWLVSLVFLAASIFVLTVCTLALHTAKDLSKIADLEHAAIIDPVTELFNRRHIMALLDAQCQHSSQHNSPFSILLIDVDNFKTINDTFGHRTGDTVLKELGRVIAHIIPDSRSIGRYGGEEFLVILPQSASSEAWRIAEELRAAVQSTKIASQRAPINSPTISIGIATAYGWKETSEDLIEIADQALYSAKAAGRNCVCHAFESSGRPLESKFTVVSAAQ
- a CDS encoding dihydrofolate reductase family protein, which translates into the protein MRSVMVFNMISLDGYIADANGDMSWARQQDKEWNEFTQGNAKGDGLMLFGRKTYDLMAGFWPTPAATAMMPEVAERMNSAKKVVFSRSMEGAGWKNTTLVKGDPVEAVRKMKAEGGEGMVIFGSGTIVAQLAGAGLIDEYQIAVIPMALGGGKTMFEGLEKPVKLRLMKHRVFGNGCVLLHYEPVKL
- a CDS encoding DUF488 domain-containing protein is translated as MMTVGHSTLELGAFLRALGENGCSTLVDVRRYPGSKRYPQFGQERLFASLEGVGIRGVWRVGLGGRRAARKDSVNTGWRNESFRGYADYMQTPEFGAEMDWLMGLPDLETAVVMCAEAVPWRCHRSLIGDAVLARGGEVEDIFVTAGGGSSRRVHEMTEFARVEGGRVWYPGSQEARLFD
- the lon gene encoding endopeptidase La, encoding MPSDFVSVIQPTATKTSEGSGVEVVGKRPVPVLPVRDTVLFPHAVLPLTVGRDSSIQLIQSLGEEKTILVVAQRDARQDAPQAADLFATGTRATVHKVVKMPNQSLFVFTEGNERVHLGEFAQLTPFMTAEYEVITDVEPERTPEAEALQRNVVSQFQQIVTSSPTLSDDLQTIAINIDEPGRLADFIASSLPFLTTTDKQELLETPGVSARLERINKHLAKELEVQQLRNKIQTEVQDSVQSSQRDYYLREQLKAIQKELGDVDDTQKDIAELKEKIETAGMPEDVKKDALKELGRLSRMNPAAADYSLTRNYVEWLAVLPWSKTSSGEVDILKAKAILDEDHYGLKKVKDRILDYLSVRRLKPDMKGPILCFVGPPGVGKTSLGRSIAKALDRKFSRISLGGMHDEAEIRGHRRTYIGALPGQIIQHLKRVEVKDPVFMLDEIDKLGRDFRGDPASALLETLDPEQNNTFRDNYLDQPFDLSKVLFICTANQLDTIPGPLLDRMEIIELTGYTEEEKVNIAIKYLIPRQIKENGITDEQIEFPKDSVHLIARHYTREAGVRKLEQQIGTVCRKVARKIAEGQTEKVVITPEIVHEFLGGIKVRVDTEIAERTKRAGVAVGLAWTPAGGDVLFIEANRMKGKGGFTITGQIGDVMKESMQAALTWVRSNAASLGLDEDFTKDVDLHIHVPAGAIPKDGPSAGVTMATALVSLLTDTPVHPLTAMTGEITLSGNVLPVGGIKEKFLAAKRAGVRDVILPADCKQQVDEDLTPDQIEGVTLHYATRIEDVLAVALPKTRAEKAEDEVVREEVLHASV
- the pheA gene encoding prephenate dehydratase yields the protein MAIQGELGSNSHMATVEMLGSRELEIIACTVSAQVLAKVIAGEVDAAVLPIENSLHGSVAEHYDLLLDLPVHIERESLLRIRHNVIVMPGVKLQEIRRVMSHPVALSQCRRFLASHPEWEVVPFYDTAGSVKRLMGESLRDVAGIAPVLAATEYGAEVVVAAIEDHVENYTRFHLVRRDGAAFEEPAGDENKMSLAFAIEHRPGTLVAALQRLAEAGVDLTKIESRPVPGSPWEYVFYVDVRFDSAEKAETALTALRDHCRMVKVLGRYRAA
- a CDS encoding lmo0937 family membrane protein, with product MLWTITIILFILWVVGLVSSYTLGGWIHILLVLAIIVLIFNLLSGRRAL
- a CDS encoding CsbD family protein, which encodes MNTEKVTGKFDQVAGKIKQGVGEAVGNQKLANSGVAEQIKGAAKETWGKAKDAAAAANEDVHAHADVKGEDLKARAEDAAHNMREKIANTAHNVKDSVNEKLDNFKKEHRT